Proteins encoded in a region of the Pristis pectinata isolate sPriPec2 chromosome 16, sPriPec2.1.pri, whole genome shotgun sequence genome:
- the actr5 gene encoding actin-related protein 5 produces MSCDAQYMLLKFMTIAMVGTKVAGASCQLRRDCCCRRTRMAAASEGPPPPNVFYFRDVKAVADPIAEPGEAGVGQVPVVVDNGSFQCRAGWAGEPAPRLQFKNVAARGRGASRSDTQVGNDISNLEVVRWLLKTQFDRNVVVNFDIQEQVFDHIFQHLGIASECCVDHPVVLTEAPCNPLYSRQLMSELLFECYHVPKVSYGIDDLYSFWWNNKQHTTGLIVSSGYHCSHILPVLNGRLDACNSKRINLGGSQAASYMQRLLQLKYPGHLPAITLSRMEEILHEHCYIAGDYMEELSLWKLPDFYEKNIHRIQLPFNNKLLASTLTVEEKMERRQQQIRRLQELNARRREEKLQLDQERLERLLSIQELLEEGMMDRFKRALLEMNMDSAEELQSYINKLSLVIEQTKQKILQAEVNVEVDVVDTKPDVSDLDQVLNCDQSMDDLEGVNDLDQLFPEYQSDFGKQTNVVQPVGQMFNLAEYHQLHLGSERIRVPEILFQPSLIGEEQSGIAETLQYVLDRYSKKEQDELVQNVFLTGGNILYPGMKTRMERELLAMRPFQSSFQVVIASNPVLDAWFGARDWAMEHKDQAEGWITLADYEEKGGEYLSEHAASNIYVPMSLTKPA; encoded by the exons ATGAGTTGTGATGCACAATATATGTTGCTGAAATTTATGACCATCGCTATGGTAGGAACGAAAGTTGCCGGCGCGTCCTGTCAGCTGCGGAGGGATTGTTGTTGCCGCCGGACCAGGATGGCGGCGGCCTCGGAGGGTCCCCCGCCGCCTAATGTTTTCTATTTTCGGGACGTGAAGGCGGTGGCGGACCCGATAGCGGAGCCGGGGGAGGCCGGAGTAGGTCAGGTGCCGGTGGTGGTGGACAACGGGTCCTTCCAGTGCCGGGCGGGCTGGGCCGGGGAGCCGGCGCCGCGGCTCCAGTTCAAGAACGTGGCGGCGCGGGGCCGCGGCGCCTCCCGCAGCGACACTCAGGTCGGCAACGACATCAGCAACCTGGAGGTGGTCCGCTGGCTGCTCAAGACCCAGTTCGACAGGAACGTGGTGGTCAACTTCGACATCCAGGAGCAGGTCTTCGACCACATCTTTCAGCACCTGGGCATCGCCTCCGAG TGTTGTGTGGACCATCCAGTGGTTTTAACAGAAGCTCCGTGTAATCCACTGTACTCCCGACAGTTGATGTCCGAGCTCCTTTTCGAATGCTATCATGTTCCCAAAGTATCGTATGGAATCGACGATCTTTACAGCTTTTGGTGGAACAATAAACAGCACACCACTGGattgattgtttcctctggatatCATTGCTCTCACATTCTGCCGGTGCTGAATGGCAG GCTGGATGCCTGTAACAGTAAAAGGATTAATCTGGGTGGAAGCCAGGCAGCATCGTATATGCAGCGTCTGCTGCAGCTTAAGTACCCTGGACATTTACCAGCTATCACACTCAGTAGAATGGAAGAAATTCTCCATGAACACTGTTACATTGCAGGCGACTATATGGAAG AACTTAGCCTGTGGAAGCTCCCAGACTTCTATGAGAAAAATATTCACAGGATACAGCTGCCTTTTAACAACAAACTTCTGGCTAGCACCTTGACGGTGGAGGAGAAGATGGAACGGAGGCAACAGCAGATTCGCAGGCTGCAGGAGCTCAACGCTCGACGTAGGGAAGAAAAGCTACAGCTTGACCAGGAGAGGCTTGAGAGACTGCTCAGCATCCAG GAGCTACTAGAAGAAGGTATGATGGACCGATTTAAGCGTGCACTGTTGGAAATGAACATGGATTCTGCAGAGGAACTGCAGTCGTATATTAACAAGCTCAGCCTGGTCATTGAGCAGACCAAGCAAAAGATCCTGCAGGCAGAAGTGAACGTGGAGGTGGATGTTGTTGACACAAAGCCAGAT GTTTCTGATCTGGATCAGGTATTGAACTGTGACCAGTCAATGGATGACTTGGAAGGAGTAAATGATCTGGACCAACTTTTCCCTGAATATCAGAGTGATTTTGGGAAACAAACCAATGTAGTTCAG CCAGTCGGACAGATGTTCAACCTAGCAGAATACCATCAGCTGCATCTGGGCAGCGAGCGAATCAGAGTTCCTGAAATTCTTTTCCAGCCATCTCTGATAGGCGAGGAACAATCTGGGATAGCGGAAACCTTGCAGTATGTTCTGGATAG ATATTCCAAGAAGGAGCAAGATGAACTTGTACAAAATGTGTTCCTTACTGGTGGAAACATTCTATACCCTGGGATGAAGACGCGGATGGAGAGGGAGCTTCTTGCCATGAGGCCGTTCCAGTCTTCGTTCCAG